A genome region from Deltaproteobacteria bacterium PRO3 includes the following:
- a CDS encoding class I SAM-dependent RNA methyltransferase: protein MKPKTVLIAGLDEGGRGVALIDGEKAIVPFSIPGETWRVAPQATLLEPSPDRVAPPCPYFGRCGGCQLQHMSEGRQLAEKQRWLAATLARIVPPEKIRPPIPSPKHWHYRRRIQLHVGPKGEVGFYAHRSREVVPIDACRIADPALNAKLLEVKRRAQSVLQGTKKPASLTFELTLQEDGSVEIRQDGEERSFLQVNPEANQRLIEVLQGALAALRPRRVLELFAGSGNLSFPLAVPGVDWLAVESNPRAGEEGRRRSEQEGRVQWRLGQAAKTAEKLYQSGERFDLVILDPPRGGAEDCLPVFRKRRPPAILYVSCHPPALKKDLQVLVKAGYAVDWVQAIDFFPQTMNLETVVQLRDSGSDSKP from the coding sequence ATGAAGCCCAAAACCGTTCTCATCGCCGGCCTGGACGAGGGGGGACGCGGCGTCGCCCTGATCGACGGGGAGAAGGCGATCGTGCCCTTTTCCATCCCCGGCGAAACTTGGCGGGTCGCCCCGCAGGCGACCTTGCTGGAACCCTCCCCTGACCGTGTGGCGCCGCCCTGTCCCTATTTCGGCCGCTGCGGCGGCTGTCAGCTCCAGCACATGAGCGAGGGTCGGCAGCTCGCGGAGAAGCAGCGGTGGCTGGCCGCGACCCTCGCCCGCATCGTTCCTCCCGAAAAGATCCGCCCGCCGATTCCCTCGCCGAAGCACTGGCATTACCGCCGCCGCATCCAGCTCCACGTCGGGCCGAAGGGGGAGGTCGGCTTCTACGCGCACCGAAGCCGCGAGGTGGTGCCCATCGACGCGTGTCGGATCGCGGACCCGGCCCTCAACGCCAAGCTCCTCGAGGTGAAAAGGCGCGCGCAGTCCGTCCTGCAGGGGACGAAGAAACCGGCCTCGCTCACCTTCGAGCTGACCCTGCAAGAGGACGGCTCCGTCGAGATCCGCCAGGACGGCGAGGAGCGGAGCTTCCTGCAAGTCAATCCGGAGGCGAATCAGCGATTGATCGAGGTCCTGCAAGGGGCCCTCGCGGCGCTGCGGCCGCGACGCGTCCTCGAGCTCTTCGCCGGCAGCGGCAACTTAAGCTTTCCCCTCGCCGTCCCCGGAGTCGATTGGCTGGCGGTGGAGTCCAATCCCCGCGCGGGGGAGGAGGGGAGGCGCCGCTCGGAACAGGAGGGCAGGGTTCAATGGCGCCTGGGCCAGGCCGCCAAGACCGCCGAAAAACTTTATCAATCGGGGGAGCGCTTCGACCTGGTGATCCTGGATCCGCCCCGGGGCGGCGCCGAGGACTGCCTGCCGGTCTTTCGCAAGCGTCGGCCCCCCGCGATCTTGTATGTCTCCTGCCATCCCCCGGCTTTGAAGAAGGACCTCCAGGTCTTGGTCAAGGCCGGGTATGCCGTGGATTGGGTCCAAGCCATCGACTTTTTTCCCCAGACGATGAATCTGGAGACCGTGGTTCAGCTGCGGGACTCTGGCTCGGATTCCAAGCCCTAA